The nucleotide window TCGCGTGGTGCGAGCAGACGAGGCGCCGCTTCCCCACATCGGCCAACGCGGCGCGATGCCAACTGCAGCTGCTCACCACGCGCTCACGGCCCGCCGACGCGGCGGCCGCGGTGAAGGCGTGGGCCTTGGCCGACTCCGTGGTCCTGCGTTCGCCGAAGCCGCAGCAAACGGTGCAGCGCCTGGCGAGCGATCTGCTGGTCGCGGCCGTGCTCGCCCGCGCCGGCATGGCCGACAGCGCGCGCAAGGTCGTGCAACGTTCTCAGGGCGACGCCGAAGTTGATCCCAAGCGTGACCTCATGCTACGCGCCGCGTTCGTACACACGATCCTCGCCGATACTTCGGCGGCGGTGAGTGCGCTCAACGTGTATTTCTCGCGTAACGATGAGCGCCGTGCCGCCTACGCGAACGATCCCGGCTGGTGGTTCAAACCGATCGCGCAGTCGCGGGCGTATCAGAAGCTCGTGGGTGCTGCGCCGTAAGACCGGCGAGCTCATCTATGTAGATGGTGCGTGCGTGCTACGTGCTTCCTCACGAGAGCTCTACCGTTGCGAATTTGTGACACAATGTTCATTTGCGTTGACCGGTGGTAACGCGCAGTCTTGTCCGATGATGTGTGCCGTGTCACGTTGCCGATACGCGAGCGCGTATCCGTTGCGTGACATCGCATCGTGCCTCGGAGGGCTAAGTTCATGCGCAGAATTCTTGTAGCTTTTAGTACTTATGCCGTCGTTTTGCTGGCCGCGTGTTCGGACCGCGGCACTACCGCCCCTGACATACAGGAAACGCCGCGGTTCAACCTCGATCCGAATGCAATTCCCTGCACGGATATCTCGCCCAGCGAAATCACGGGCTTGATCGAAGCGGTATTTGGTGCGGGTTCACCCGATGCCAACGCCGCGCTGGGCAAGTGGAGCAACATCCAGAAGCAGAAGGCCGCAGGTAATCTGGCGCTCGTCGTCTCAAAGACCTGGGACCTGATCGACTTCATCATCACGAAGCAGAAGCAGAACAAGCTACCGGTCAACGCGAACTCGGAGCGTCTGGGCCGCGCGCTCTTCTGCTTTGCCGGCATCAATGCGACGCTGCCGCAATCGACCAACGCGTGGGTCGTGTATCCCACCGACCTCACGCGCACGCTGGTGACTGATGACGGTCACGCCGGCATCCGACTCTCGGGCGCGAATGTCGACGCGACCTCGCTGATCTCAATCGTGCCCTCGGCGGACACGCTGAACACGAATCTGGACAAGTATCCCGTCGTGTATGAGTTCAGCAAGTATCCGTCGAACACCTTTTCGTCTGAGATCATCGCGGCGGTGTGCGGTTCCATCGACGTAAACACGCCCGATCCGGTGCTCGATCGCCTCGTGCTCGGCCACAATATCGGTGGCACTGGGTTCGAGTTATTGAACGAAGTGCCGATCGATTTTCTTAGTTGCGGCGACCTCGTGGTCAGCAACGCGCCAACATCGCTCGGTGATCGCTTGCTCGCGATGCTGTTGCCGAAGATGTTGTACGCCCTCGGACCGGGTGCCAGCGGCATCGGTGGTACGCTGCTCGAGTTCAGCCCGATCGGTCCGGTCGATCCGCGCATCAACGTGACGCCAAACGTCGCCGGTACGAGCGCGCCGATCGGCTCGCTCGTCATCCCGTCGCCGGCGCTCACGCTCAGCACGCCGAATGGCAAGTTGCTGTCGAACATTCCGGTGCACTTCGCGATCACGAGCGGCGGCGGCAGTATCACTCCGGCCGCGACGTCATCCAACAGCGTCGGCGTAGCCTCGAGCTCCGACTGGCGTCTCGGCACGATCACGGGCAACAACAGCGCCACCGCCACGCCGACCACCGGCGGTGATGCGGTCAACGGCGTGGTCTTCGTACCCGCGGCGAGCACGTTCACGGCCACCGCAACGGGTCCGACCGGCGTGGAAATCAGTGGTGGGCCAGTTGCCGGTACCACCTACACCGCAGGCTCCGCACTCCCGTCGGCGACGGTACGTGTGATCGGTGAGAACAACCGCACGGTGGAGGGCTACAGCGGCGCGATCGTGGCCAGTGTCCTGCAGGGTGGACCGTTGTTCGGCACCATGAGCATAGCGACCGTGGCCGGCGTCGCGACCTTCAGCAATCTGTCGATTCAGAAAGCCGGTACGACGCAGCAGCTTCGCTTCACCGCCGGCACCCTGTTCGCCGACACCGGCGTCTTCGGTATCGGCTCCGCCTCAGCGGCGTCGCTTACGATCAATGCGGGCAACAACCAGTCCGCCCTCGTCGGCACGGTGCTTGGCGCTGCGACGGGCACTGTCGCGCCATCGGTGATCGTGAAGGATACGTATGGCAACGTCGTAGTCGGGCAGACCGTGTACTTCTCTCCCAGCAACAACTCGGCGACGGTGACCCCGCTGGTGAATCCCACCAACAGCGCTGGTCTTGGTTCGGCCACCTGGCAGCTGCAGTCGGGCACGAACGAGATGCTGGCCAGCCTCGATGCCACACCCACGGAAAACGAATCACGCTTCAAGATCTTCACGGCAACCGGCACGACGACCAGCACGCCGATCGTGTCGTGCGCCGTGGGCAATCAGAAGGATCCGATCAGTCAGTACGTGGTGCGCGTCGATGGATCGAACAAGGCAGTGACCAACGCCAAGTTCTATTTCTCGATCACCGGCAGCGCCAACGCGCTCACCCCGTACAGCCTGCGCGTCGACGCGCGTGTGTACGACCGATTGGGAGTCCAGCAAGGGGCCGTGAAGAGCTCGCAGGTGTCGCAGGTCTTCCTTCGCGGAAACAACTCGGAGCAGAAGGAAGCGAATTTCTTCTTCAGCAGCCCCGTGACCTCGGGCAACGGCTCTAAGATCGTGTTCACGATCGTCCCCACCCAAGCCGTCTCCGGCACAATCAACTTCAACACCGGCACTTGCTCACCCGGCAATACGAAGTGCACGGTGACGAATGAGTGCAGAGCGGTGAACGAAACCCCGATCGCCACCCCCCTCGGCGCAGTCTATCGCCTCAGCCCAGCCGTGAAGTTGCAAGGCTACTAACTACACGAAACGACAAAGCGGAGGGGCGCACGCGCCCCTCCGCTTTGTCGTTTCAGCGCCCCTAATTCCTAGCGCCGTTAACTCCTAGCGCCGTTCAGCAGTCACCACCACCGCGACCGTGCGTATCCCATTGTTCCCGTATCCCAGTCGATTCCACGGAATCCGTTCCGGCTGTGTATTCCCCGCCATATCCGTCGCGCGACTGCGGATCGTCGCGGCGCCCGCGCCCGGTAGCACGAGCTCCGCTTCGAACGGCGTCCACGCGTAGGCCGACACTGGCGTGCCCAACGCCGCCTCGATCCAGATCGGCGCATCATTCACCGCCAGCTCCACCCGCGCGATCGGGCCGGCACCGGACCACGCCCACCCTTGCACGAGCACGGCACGACCGCACGATCCGCCGTCGATCGGCGACGTGATCATCGACTTCACGCGTGCCCGGCGCACCGGTTCCACCGCGCCGTCCACCTCGTACACGTAGCGTTGCTGCTGGAAGTAGCCCGTGAACGGCGTGGTGATCGCCTCGAGGCGAGCGAGCCACTTCACGCTGGCCATGCCGTACCATCCCGGCACAATCAACCGCACGGGTGCGCCGTGGTCATACGACAGCGGCTCGCCCGCCATGTGCGTGGCTACGAGCGTGTCCGGATGCATCGCGTCGGCGATCGGCAGCGACCGGGCGAAGCGCACCTCGCCATCGGCATCGTCACGGGGCCCGGCATCGGCGCCGTGCCCGAGGATCTCGACCACATCCAGCTCGAGGCCGGCGCGCTCCAGCAGCGTGCGCAACGAGACACCCGACCACGTGGTCGTGCTCACGGCGCCAAAACGCCACGGCTCACCAGTCGGTACCGGGTCCATCCCAAGACGGCCGTTCCCGGCGCATTCCATCGTGACCGTGACATGCCGTTGCGGGAGCGCGGCCAGCTCGGCCAACGACACCACGAACGGCGATCGCACCGCGCC belongs to Gemmatimonas sp. and includes:
- a CDS encoding sulfite oxidase, coding for MHDEAALDVVRAEPLCAETPVRLLTAPITPAPSVYVRSNFALPPLDATHVIEVGGAVRSPFVVSLAELAALPQRHVTVTMECAGNGRLGMDPVPTGEPWRFGAVSTTTWSGVSLRTLLERAGLELDVVEILGHGADAGPRDDADGEVRFARSLPIADAMHPDTLVATHMAGEPLSYDHGAPVRLIVPGWYGMASVKWLARLEAITTPFTGYFQQQRYVYEVDGAVEPVRRARVKSMITSPIDGGSCGRAVLVQGWAWSGAGPIARVELAVNDAPIWIEAALGTPVSAYAWTPFEAELVLPGAGAATIRSRATDMAGNTQPERIPWNRLGYGNNGIRTVAVVVTAERR